The following nucleotide sequence is from Penaeus monodon isolate SGIC_2016 chromosome 29, NSTDA_Pmon_1, whole genome shotgun sequence.
aatatatttttcaaatgtgataaaaaaaaatcacgagataTATCTAAACCCATGCCGCTAGGGAAATGTAGTTCTATcgtattttgtgaaatgtctacACTTNNNNNNNNNNNNNNNNNNNNNNNNNNNNNNNNNNNNNNNNNNNNNNNNNNNNNNNNNNNNNNNNNNNNNNNNNNNNNNNNNNNNNNNNNNNNNNNNNNNNNNNNNNNNNNNNNNNNNNNNNNNNNNNNNNNNNNNNNNNNNNNNNNNNNNNNNNNNNNNNNNNNNNNNNNNNNNNNNNNNNNNNNNNNNNNNNNNNNNNNNNNNNNNNNNNNNNNNNNNNNNNNNNNNNNNNNNNNNNNNNNNNNNNNNNNNNNNNNNNNNNNNNNNNNNNNNNNNNNNNNNNNNNNNNNNNNNNNNGAGACAGGTTTAATTCACAACTTTTACATGGTCTGTTccttaaaaaatgataacatgttCACTAGTTACTGAATTACTCAATTTATGAATTTAGAAACATTAGTAACAGTTANNNNNNNNNNNNNNNNNNNNNNNNNNNNNNNNNNNNNNNNNNNNNNNNNNNNNNNNNNNNNNNNNNNNNNNNNNNNNNNNNNNNNNNNNNNNNNNNNNNNNNNNNNNNNNNNNNNNNNNNNNNNNNNNNNNNNNNNNNNNNNNNNNNNNNNNNNNNNNNNNNNNNNNNNNNNNNNNNNNNNNNNNNNNNNNNNNNNNNNNNNNNNNNNNNNNNNNNNNNNNNNNNNNNNNNNNNNNNNNNNNNNNNNNNNNNNNNNNNNNNNNNNNNNNNNNNNNNNNNNNNNNNNNNNNNNNNNNNNNNNNNNNNNNNNNNNNNNNNNNNNNNNNNNNNNNNNNNNNNNNNNNNNNNNNNNNNNNNNNNNNNNNNTAAATCGCATAATTATTTCACGACTACAGCTGTCGATGATTGTGGCCCTTGCTGTGGTCGCTTCCTGCCTGGTGGGCTGGGCCAGCGCCATGCCTGAGCCTTACGCCTTAGCTGACGCCGACGCTGAAGCTGTCCCCGACGCTGTTCCTAAAGCTGACGCTGAGGCCGATCCTCACTTTGGATTTAGAGGCTTCGGAAGAGGTTATGGGGGTTACGGAGGCTTCGGAAGAGGTTATGGGGGTTACGGAGGCTTCGGAAGAGGCTTTGGGAGTTTCGGTCACGGCTTCTGGTAAAAACCTCCAGCTCATGACACTCGGACAGTGACGATTGCTTTGTAACACTGGTCTTTTCAAGCCGAATTTCCGTTTTCACAAGAGTCCTGAATAAAATTTCGCCTAATGAAGAAATGATaagattttaaatatttcctgaaaatgttattaccatcaactttattgaatatatgtgtatcGATATCTACAGCTGGCAGTCAGTCCTGTCTATTTATCATTCGGTTCATCTACATNNNNNNNNNNNNNNNNNNNNNNNNNNNNNNTTTTCTGGTCAACCGTAGCTAGGTGAAAACTATAAAGCTTTTCAACGAGAGAGNNNNNNNNNNNNNNNNNNNNNNNNNNNNNNNNNNNNNNNNNNNNNNNNNNNNNNNNNNNNNNNNNNNNNNNNNNNNNNNNNNNNNNNNNNNNNNNNNNNNNNNNNNNNNNNNNNNNNNNNNNNNNNNNNNNNNNNNNNNNNNNNNNNNNNNNNNNNNNNNNNNNNNNNNNNNNNNNNNNNNNNNNNNNNNNNNNNNNNNNNNNNNNNNNNNNNNNNNNNNNNNNNNNNNNNNNNNNNNNNNNNNNNNNNNNNNNNNNNNNNNNNNNNNNNNNNNNNNNNNNNNNNNNNNNNNNNNNNNNNNNNNNGCcttttaaatatacttttctAAAGTCCTTGTGTAATGAAATGAAGGCAGAAGTGTCTAAGACAAGAAATTTTCTACTTAACGATGGCGCTAACACTTGCATCAACAACCTATGTGTATATCCGAGGAGTCCTATGCATTCCACAAAGGGGCACTGCCTCACTCTCTCCATTAAGATATAAATAGATCAAAAATAAGATTCATTAAAGATAAAATAGCATGTAGATAACGTTATCCCGCAAACAGCAGCAAAAGAGAAAGTCATTTTTTTGGAATGCTTATAAGTGGAAATACCAAGACTAtcctaatacatatattatttacacgaacttttatttcatttaccagTAAAAGTCTATCACGATAGATATACCGTAGCATAAAATCAAGATGTAAATTTGATAAAACGAAGGGCGCTGCCTCTTCCTTCGAGTGTGTGCGAGGAGTGTAGCTATATTCATTGCAGATACGTATAAAATAGctgaaaattacatatatatttcccgaACTCCAATCCAAGCTCCTTTAGAACTCGGTTAGGGTTAGGTCAGTTTCACCTGAGTATTTGGCTGTAGCAGTAGCTCGGTATACATAATTCATTAAATGATTTGATAAGGCCTATTCCCTACAATGAACatgatatgtgtgcatgtgtgtaagtNNNNNNNNNNNNNNNNNNNNNNNNNNNNNNNNNNNNNNNNNNNNNNNNNNNNNNNNNNNNNNNNNNNNNNNNNNNNNNNNNNNNNNNNNNNNNNNNNNNNNNNNNNNNNNNNNNNNNNNNNNNNNNNNNNNNNNNNNNNNNATTTGATAAGGCAGATATCtgcaatggaaataataaaagNNNNNNNNNNNNNNNNNNNNNNNNNNNNNNNNNNNNNNNNNNNNNNNNNNNNNNNNNNNNNNNNNNNNNNNNNNNNNNNNNNNNNNNNNNNNNNNNNNNNNNNNNNNNNNNNNNNNNNNNNNNNNNNNNNNNNNNNNNNNNNNNNNNNNNNNNNNNNNNNNNNNNNNNNNNNNNNNNNNNNNNNNNNNNNNNNNNNNNNNNNNNNNNNNNNNNNNNNNNNNNNNNNNNNNNNNNNNNNNNNNNNNNNNNNNNNNNNNNNNNNNNNNNNNNNNNNNNNNNNNNNNNNNNNNNNNNNNNNNNNNNNNNNNNNNNNNNNNNNNNNNNNNNNNNNNNNNNNNNNNNNNNNNNNNNNNNNNNNNNNNNNNNNNNNNNNNNGAAATAGCTAAATAGACTTACAAATTCGGGATTTACCTCATTTTTCATAAATCCgaaaaaagacagaggagggTGATATactttcacatacatatatcatactccAGCATGCTTTCATTATCTACATATTAGCTTCTAATTGTTTGCAGTTACGAATGTTTTGATATCATTTCCTTGATTAAGATCTCCAAGAAAGTTACGGTAATCTATTCTAGTACTGATTCCTTTAATCCTCCAGATCTCCAAGAAAGTTACGGTAATNNNNNNNNNNNNNNNNNNNNNNNNNNNNNNNNNNNNNNNNNNNNNNNNNNNNNNNNNNNNNNNNNNNNNNNNNNNNNNNNNNNNNNNNNNNNNNNNNNNNNNNNNNNNNNNNNNNNNNNNNNNNNNNNNNNNNNNNNNNNNNNNNNNNNNNNNNNNNNNNNNNNNNNNNNNNNNNNNNNNNNNNNNNNNNNNNNNNNNNNNNNNNNNNNNNNNNNNNNNNNNNNNNNNNNNNNNNNNNNNNNNNNNNNNNNNNNNNNNNNNNNNNNNNNNNNNNNNNNNNNNNNNNNNNNNNNNNNNNNNNNNNNNNNNNNNNNNNNNNNNNNNNNNNNNNNNNNNNNNNNNNNNNNNNNNNNNNNNNNNNNNNNNNNNNNNNNNNNNNNNNNNNNNNNNNNNNNNNNNNNNNNNNNNNNNNNNNNNNNNNNNNNNNNNNNNNNNNNNNNNNNNNNNNNNNNNNNNNNNNNNNNNNNNNNNNNNNNNNNNNNNNNNNNNNNNNNNNNNNNNNNNNNNNNNNNNNNNNNNNNNNNNNNNNNNNNNNNNNNNNNNNNNNNNNNNNNNNNNNNNNNNNNNNNNNNNNNNNNNNNNNNNNNNNNNNNNNNNNNNNNNNNNNNNNNGGTGGTGCCATCGTTAGCATTGAAATCTTAACAGCATTTTCTCTCACTGTTACGAAAAAAGAAGCTAAATCTCGGATTTCCCCacccaaatttataaaaaaaaaaaaagttgctatgACCTTGACTTTCGTCCTGAGTGTATATAAACTGAGGCTCAACTCGAGGCTGATGCATTGCCTGTTCTGCTTGCATCCGGTACCCACGTTTGCGAAGATATTTTCGCCATGAAGTTGGTGAGTTACAAATAgaggtttgtgtagtgtgtgcaaTGCTAGGTAcactttatatttattgtattgctTTAATTAGattttacatgtaatatatttttcaaatgtgataaaaaaaaaaaatcacgagataTATCTAAACCCATGCCGCTAGGGAAATGTAGTTCTATcgtattttgtgaaatgtctacACTTNNNNNNNNNNNNNNNNNNNNNNNNNNNNNNNNNNNNNNNNNNNNNNNNNNNNNNNNNNNNNNNNNNNNNNNNNNNNNNNNNNNNNNNNNNNNNNNNNNNNNNNNNNNNNNNNNNNNNNNNNNNNNNNNNNNNNNNNNNNNNNNNNNNNNNNNNNNNNNNNNNNNNNNNNNNNNNNNNNNNNNNNNNNNNNNNNNNNNNNNNNNNNNNNNNNNNNNNNNNNNNNNNNNNNNNNNNNNNNNNNNNNNNNNNNNNNNNNNNNNNNNNNNNNNNNNNNNNNNNNNNNNNNNNNNNNNNNNNGAGACAGGTTTAATTCACAACTTTTACATGGTCTGTTccttaaaaaatgataacatgttCACTAGTTACTGAATTACTCAATTTATGAATTTAGAAACATTAGTAACAGTTANNNNNNNNNNNNNNNNNNNNNNNNNNNNNNNNNNNNNNNNNNNNNNNNNNNNNNNNNNNNNNNNNNNNNNNNNNNNNNNNNNNNNNNNNNNNNNNNNNNNNNNNNNNNNNNNNNNNNNNNNNNNNNNNNNNNNNNNNNNNNNNNNNNNNNNNNNNNNNNNNNNNNNNNNNNNNNNNNNNNNNNNNNNNNNNNNNNNNNNNNNNNNNNNNNNNNNNN
It contains:
- the LOC119591678 gene encoding claw keratin-like — its product is MKLLSMIVALAVVASCLVGWASAMPEPYALADADAEAVPDAVPKADAEADPHFGFRGFGRGYGGYGGFGRGYGGYGGFGRGFGSFGHGFW